A genomic segment from Desulfurispirillum indicum S5 encodes:
- a CDS encoding sugar phosphate isomerase/epimerase family protein, with product MLDIHSCFLTCRGLLSAVMEGNEYTAAHGYEILMDANTMDAYSASFMAQRLKALKRRCGFLTFHAPFFDLSPGGLDMRIRQVSHERLLQMADVANLVVPANIVLHTGYTREMYGHGKMYHHWKHHVCDILHRLLEQLNPSVTISVENVFEADPAPLVDVVSAVNNPRLGYCLDVGHSRLFGQTSHGQWIEAFAEKLFEVHLHDNHGVGDDHLPCGQGNIDFSAILEALDQHDLQPILTFEVLTEAAFQEAVLYLEQLNKGAASRG from the coding sequence GTGCTGGATATACACTCGTGTTTTCTGACGTGCCGTGGTCTGCTCTCCGCCGTCATGGAGGGGAATGAGTACACCGCCGCCCATGGCTATGAAATCCTGATGGATGCCAATACCATGGACGCCTATTCAGCTTCCTTTATGGCTCAGCGTCTGAAGGCGCTGAAGCGACGGTGCGGATTTCTGACGTTTCATGCTCCATTCTTTGACCTCAGCCCCGGTGGTCTGGATATGCGCATCCGGCAGGTCAGCCACGAGCGTCTGTTGCAGATGGCTGATGTGGCCAATCTGGTGGTGCCTGCCAATATAGTGTTACATACGGGCTATACCCGCGAGATGTATGGCCACGGCAAGATGTACCACCACTGGAAACACCATGTATGCGACATTCTGCACCGCCTGCTGGAACAACTGAACCCCTCGGTGACCATCAGCGTGGAAAACGTCTTTGAAGCGGACCCCGCCCCTCTGGTGGATGTGGTCAGCGCGGTGAATAACCCGCGCCTGGGATACTGCCTTGATGTGGGCCACAGTCGCCTTTTCGGACAGACCAGCCATGGACAGTGGATTGAGGCCTTTGCCGAAAAGCTCTTCGAGGTGCATCTCCATGACAACCACGGCGTCGGGGATGACCATCTGCCCTGCGGCCAGGGAAACATTGATTTCTCCGCGATTCTGGAGGCACTTGATCAACATGACCTGCAGCCGATTCTCACCTTTGAGGTGTTGACTGAGGCAGCGTTCCAGGAGGCGGTACTATATCTGGAGCAGTTGAACAAAGGAGCTGCCAGCAGGGGCTGA